The following DNA comes from Desulfovibrio sp..
ACGCACTTTCCATTCCGTGGGGGGTGTGAAATCTGTCATCTTCAGGATCAATGCCCCAAAGGGCAGGGTCAGGCTGAAAGTTCCAGCATCCTTTTGCCGGGCCATGAGCGCGGTGCGGATGAAGAAAAGCCCCAGTAGGGGACTTTCATTGGGCGCTGCCTCGAAAGGTCGCGCCCAATGTTTTTTTCAGCGTCCTTCCATGACGAGAGTGCGCGTGGCGCCGGAAGGGGTGCGCACCACCAGCTCCACAGTGCGCGCATTGCGTGTTACGCTTTCAACCAGACACGTTTCAACGGAGTCGGAATCGTAGTTGCGAACATCCACCGTATCACCTTGAAAAGGCACACGGTCGGGGGTTATTTCCACAAGGTCAGCGGAGTCCGCGTCAAATCCATCCCAAGCCCGGGCAACCGGGGGGGCGCATAGGGCTAAACTCAGGATGCCCGCGAGGGCCGCTCCCATAAGCAGGTGTTTCATGCAGGCAGATGTAAATCCATTTTCGCTTCTTGGCAACAGGGATGACGCTACTGTGACGAACGGCGGGCAGGAAAACGGCCATCTTTGCCGCGACAGGTGCAGTCTTTCGCCACTTGTGGACAACCACGGACGCACGGTGCGCTACCTGCGGCTTTCCATCACAGATCGGTGCAATCTGCGCTGTATTTACTGCTGTAGCAATGCCCGTCAGACCTATATTCCGCACCCGCAGGTGCTGCGGTATGAAGAAATGGCCCGTATGGTGTCCATCATGGCCGCCATGGGTGTGGTCAAGGTTCGCCTGACGGGAGGCGAGCCTTTTGCACGTAAAGGCAGCGATGAATTTTTGCATATGCTGCACAAGCGCTTCCCCACCATGGATCTGCGGATTACAACCAACGGAACCTTGCTGGAACCCCATATCCCCCTGTTAAGGCAGATCGGCGTAAAAGCCGTCAACATGTCGCTGGACAGTTTTGACCGGCAAACGTTTGCACACGTCACCGGGCGCGATATGTTGCCTGCGGTGCTGGCCTCTCTGGATAAATTGCTGGAGGCGGGAATCAAGGTTAAAATCAACGCGGTTGCCATGCGTGGCATAAATGATCGGCAAATGGACGATTTTATTCATGCCGCCCGGACCATGCCCATTGATCTGCGTTTTATAGAATTCATGCCCATGGGCAGTGGAACCTTGTGGAATGAAAATACCTTCTGGCCTGCCGCACAGATTCGTGCAGAAGCTGAAACCCGCGCCCGGCTTGTGCCCTCGCATGACGATACGGGCGAGGCCGGGCCAGCACGCATGTTTGCCATTGAGGGCGGCCTGGGGCGACTGGGCTTCATCACTGCGGTGAGCTGTCATTTCTGTGGCTCATGTAACCGCCTGCGGCTGACCAGCGACGGCAACCTGCGAACATGCCTCTTTGATGACAGGGAATACGGCTTGCGCGATATGTTGCGCGATGCAAGCGTAAGCGACGCCCAGATCGGACAATTTGTGCGTGAGGCATGCGCGGAAAAACCCATTGGCGCGGAGTTGCTGGCCAGCAGAACCAAGGGAGCCGTGGCTGACAAGCAGATGGTGGGCATAGGCGGCTAAAAAAAACGCTGCCAGCGTATTTGAAAACTCGGACTGTTCCGTATATACTTAGTCTAGAAAAGATGCCGGGCAGTCCTTCTTTACCAATGCTGATTGATTTTGTGCCCGAACTGCCGCGTGACCGCCTTGCGTAAGGTTTTGCGCGGCTCAAATACATGAGGCCAAGTCGGACGCGGCAGGCCGCCCGGCTTTCACGGCGTATATTTTACGGCAGTGCTCCAGAGCTATCTTTTGAAATTGCTCTGGCA
Coding sequences within:
- a CDS encoding DUF5334 domain-containing protein; translation: MKHLLMGAALAGILSLALCAPPVARAWDGFDADSADLVEITPDRVPFQGDTVDVRNYDSDSVETCLVESVTRNARTVELVVRTPSGATRTLVMEGR
- the moaA gene encoding GTP 3',8-cyclase MoaA, which codes for MQADVNPFSLLGNRDDATVTNGGQENGHLCRDRCSLSPLVDNHGRTVRYLRLSITDRCNLRCIYCCSNARQTYIPHPQVLRYEEMARMVSIMAAMGVVKVRLTGGEPFARKGSDEFLHMLHKRFPTMDLRITTNGTLLEPHIPLLRQIGVKAVNMSLDSFDRQTFAHVTGRDMLPAVLASLDKLLEAGIKVKINAVAMRGINDRQMDDFIHAARTMPIDLRFIEFMPMGSGTLWNENTFWPAAQIRAEAETRARLVPSHDDTGEAGPARMFAIEGGLGRLGFITAVSCHFCGSCNRLRLTSDGNLRTCLFDDREYGLRDMLRDASVSDAQIGQFVREACAEKPIGAELLASRTKGAVADKQMVGIGG